A single Henriciella sp. AS95 DNA region contains:
- the pstB gene encoding phosphate ABC transporter ATP-binding protein PstB has protein sequence MAEMTKVDCRNIDVFYDEKQAIYDISMEIQDRAVTSFIGPSGCGKSTFLRCINRMNDTIESARVSGKIIMDGADINDHSIDPVLLRSRVGMVFQKPNPFPKSIYDNIAYGPRIHGLASGKSELDEIVESSLRKAGLWEEVKDRLQAPGTSLSGGQQQRLCIARAIAVSPEVILMDEPCSALDPIATARIEELIDELRERYCIVIVTHSMQQAARVSQRTAFFHLGKLVEYGDTERIFTNPEDSRTQDYITGRFG, from the coding sequence ATGGCGGAAATGACAAAAGTAGACTGCCGCAACATCGACGTCTTCTATGACGAGAAACAGGCTATCTACGACATCTCCATGGAGATCCAGGACCGCGCTGTGACGTCCTTCATCGGGCCGTCTGGCTGTGGCAAGTCGACCTTCCTGCGCTGCATCAACCGCATGAACGACACGATCGAGTCGGCTCGCGTATCGGGCAAGATCATCATGGACGGCGCCGACATCAATGATCACTCGATCGACCCGGTCCTGCTGCGCTCGCGTGTCGGCATGGTGTTCCAGAAGCCGAACCCGTTCCCGAAATCGATCTATGACAACATCGCCTATGGCCCCCGAATTCACGGCCTCGCATCTGGCAAGAGCGAGCTGGACGAGATCGTCGAGTCGTCCCTGCGCAAGGCAGGTCTGTGGGAAGAGGTCAAAGACCGCCTGCAAGCGCCGGGCACAAGCCTTTCGGGGGGCCAGCAGCAGCGTCTTTGCATCGCCCGCGCCATCGCTGTGAGCCCGGAAGTCATCCTGATGGACGAACCGTGTTCCGCCCTCGACCCGATCGCAACGGCCCGCATCGAAGAGCTGATCGACGAACTTCGCGAGCGCTATTGCATCGTCATCGTCACGCACTCAATGCAACAGGCCGCGCGTGTTTCGCAGCGCACAGCCTTCTTTCATCTCGGCAAACTGGTAGAGTATGGCGACACAGAGCGCATCTTCACCAACCCAGAAGACAGCCGAACACAAGATTACATCACTGGCCGCTTTGGCTGA
- the phoU gene encoding phosphate signaling complex protein PhoU yields MSDHIVTAFTDELEHLSANLLRMGGLAESMISDAGRAVSTYDLELAREIVKRDKAIDELEAEAEQAIIRLIALRHPMAADLRAVLGAMKLAGDIERIGDLCKNIAKRCLELNGDENRAAVKGIERMSKAVSHQLQIALDCYLRQDVDAAINVLDLDDDIDDHYMSLFRETLTYMMEDPRQIGSNTHLIFMAKNLERIGDHATNIAKAVYYMVTGEAATPEHIQARKAASGS; encoded by the coding sequence ATGTCCGACCATATTGTTACTGCCTTTACCGACGAGCTTGAGCACCTCTCAGCAAACCTGCTGAGAATGGGCGGCCTTGCCGAATCCATGATTTCGGACGCCGGCCGCGCCGTCTCGACCTATGACCTCGAACTTGCCCGTGAGATCGTCAAACGTGACAAGGCGATCGACGAGCTTGAGGCCGAAGCCGAGCAGGCCATCATCCGCCTGATCGCCCTGCGCCACCCAATGGCTGCCGACCTTCGCGCCGTTCTCGGTGCGATGAAACTTGCCGGCGACATCGAACGGATCGGTGACCTCTGCAAGAACATCGCGAAACGGTGCCTCGAACTGAACGGTGACGAAAATCGCGCCGCCGTGAAAGGCATCGAGCGGATGTCCAAGGCCGTCTCGCACCAGCTGCAGATCGCGCTGGATTGCTATCTGCGCCAGGATGTCGACGCGGCCATCAATGTCCTCGATCTCGATGATGATATTGACGATCACTACATGTCGCTCTTCCGCGAGACCTTGACCTACATGATGGAAGACCCGCGCCAGATTGGCTCGAACACCCATCTGATTTTCATGGCCAAGAACCTCGAACGGATCGGCGACCACGCCACCAATATCGCCAAGGCTGTCTACTACATGGTCACCGGCGAGGCGGCGACACCAGAACATATTCAGGCCAGAAAGGCCGCGAGCGGGAGCTGA